The proteins below are encoded in one region of Desulfatiglans anilini DSM 4660:
- the cas3 gene encoding CRISPR-associated helicase Cas3': protein MSLFWGKLKRDENSNKVLERLSLRDHCIDVAMVFRQLCRLPSIRRTLDYAAGIDFSERQLDRLAVFALAHDLGKCNWGFQVKQDLAERITAGHVKETLPLFFHPDTAEKFFSAFQCDRLIRWVDKSESVFRLFLAAISHHGRPAFTMEDGNGLFAQTASKFWMPNKGLDPMTGLRELLEAAHSAFPDAFDGASDPIPITESLQHRFAGLIMLADWLGSHSEGFFPFCHTGNRVDWSRLRARQAVKEVGLDISAHLKRLAGEVPDFSALFGFPPYPLQSRLSRTEGPLLIAESDTGSGKTEAALIHFLSLFAAGLVDSLYFALPTRVAARELYERVLKTMRAAFGSGCPPVLLAVPGYARIDGEPLYALPSEERLFFEPKDYRPLRQWAAERPKRFLSATVAVGTIDQALLSAIRVGHAHLRRACLDRSLLVIDEVHSSDVYMRALSRRMLSEHLSVGGRALLLSATLGSVAREAYLNLEERSGCTSCEEASALPYPALSALGSGTESVPNPGSRPKKVTVEPLPVMESPDSMLDRLERAVSEGMRVMVVLNTVQRAIDLCRAAERRPLLRHVLFSCNGALCPHHGRFARPDREILDKEVSRRLGKGSLAGPLLLIGTQTLEQSLDIDTDWLVTDLCPMDVLLQRIGRLHRHDRGKRPAPVCSILMPATPDLSLYLREDGEVRFSAPAGLGAVYEDMRILQLTLDLVAGGPVFDLPRDNRQLVEAATHPDRMLTLQGESWLKHGQHIEGKVQAMLMAAGGAVIPRAHFGDFSFPSSLDTRLVTRLGLDDRRLSLGRVYRGPFGREIDEIDIPGHLGRGIQQEEADLIEVSSEGLLIQVGRYSYRYSRFGLEKIDECVDG, encoded by the coding sequence TTGAGCCTTTTTTGGGGTAAACTGAAACGCGACGAAAATTCCAACAAAGTGCTCGAGAGACTGTCTCTGCGCGATCACTGCATAGATGTTGCCATGGTTTTCAGGCAGCTCTGCAGACTGCCATCGATCCGCCGCACTTTGGATTATGCCGCAGGGATAGATTTCAGCGAAAGGCAGCTGGATCGACTTGCGGTGTTCGCGCTTGCCCACGATCTTGGAAAATGCAACTGGGGATTTCAAGTGAAGCAGGATTTGGCTGAGCGTATCACTGCGGGCCACGTCAAGGAAACACTGCCGCTTTTTTTTCACCCAGACACCGCTGAAAAATTCTTTAGTGCTTTCCAGTGCGATCGGTTGATTCGCTGGGTCGACAAATCTGAGTCAGTTTTCCGGCTTTTTTTAGCCGCGATTTCCCATCACGGTCGCCCTGCTTTCACAATGGAGGACGGGAACGGCCTTTTTGCTCAAACGGCAAGCAAGTTCTGGATGCCGAACAAAGGCCTTGATCCGATGACTGGTCTGAGAGAACTGCTCGAGGCTGCACATAGCGCTTTCCCGGACGCCTTCGACGGTGCATCCGACCCGATTCCAATCACGGAAAGCCTGCAGCACCGTTTCGCGGGCCTGATTATGCTGGCCGATTGGCTTGGATCCCATAGCGAAGGATTTTTTCCGTTTTGCCACACGGGCAACCGCGTTGATTGGTCCCGGCTCCGTGCCCGCCAGGCGGTGAAAGAAGTCGGGCTCGATATCAGCGCCCACCTTAAGCGCCTCGCTGGCGAGGTTCCCGATTTCTCTGCGCTCTTCGGCTTTCCGCCTTATCCTCTGCAGTCGCGGCTGTCCCGAACAGAGGGGCCTCTTCTTATAGCAGAATCCGACACCGGCTCCGGAAAGACCGAGGCTGCTCTCATCCATTTTCTGTCCTTGTTTGCGGCCGGCCTGGTGGATAGCCTTTATTTCGCATTGCCAACGCGGGTAGCTGCCCGGGAGCTTTACGAACGTGTTCTCAAGACCATGCGCGCCGCCTTCGGAAGTGGCTGTCCACCCGTTCTGCTGGCTGTGCCTGGTTACGCGCGGATTGACGGCGAACCTTTATATGCGCTGCCATCCGAGGAGCGGCTCTTCTTCGAACCTAAAGACTATCGTCCCCTCCGTCAATGGGCTGCTGAACGGCCTAAGCGGTTCCTATCAGCGACGGTAGCGGTCGGAACGATCGATCAAGCGCTTCTTTCAGCGATTCGCGTCGGCCATGCCCACCTTCGCAGGGCCTGTCTCGACCGTTCTCTTCTTGTAATAGATGAAGTGCACAGCTCTGATGTCTATATGCGGGCCTTGTCTCGGCGTATGCTCAGTGAGCATCTGAGTGTAGGTGGACGGGCCTTGCTTCTATCAGCGACCCTTGGCAGTGTTGCAAGAGAGGCGTATCTGAATCTCGAAGAACGCTCCGGATGCACCTCCTGCGAAGAGGCTTCTGCGTTGCCCTACCCGGCGCTTTCTGCGCTGGGTTCCGGGACGGAAAGCGTTCCGAACCCAGGCAGTCGGCCCAAAAAGGTGACGGTCGAGCCGCTTCCGGTTATGGAAAGCCCGGATTCCATGCTGGATCGGCTGGAGCGCGCGGTGTCAGAGGGGATGCGCGTCATGGTGGTTCTCAATACCGTTCAAAGGGCAATCGACCTCTGCCGCGCGGCCGAGCGCCGGCCTTTGCTCAGGCATGTTCTTTTCTCCTGCAACGGTGCCTTGTGCCCGCACCACGGGCGCTTTGCGCGGCCGGACCGCGAGATCCTGGACAAGGAAGTCAGCCGTCGGCTCGGAAAAGGTTCCCTAGCGGGTCCCCTCCTTCTGATTGGCACCCAGACCCTCGAGCAAAGCCTGGACATCGACACGGATTGGCTGGTGACGGACCTCTGTCCCATGGATGTTCTGCTTCAGAGAATTGGTCGACTGCACCGCCATGACCGCGGCAAGCGGCCGGCGCCGGTCTGCTCGATTTTAATGCCGGCCACGCCGGACTTGAGCCTCTATCTGCGCGAAGACGGCGAGGTCCGGTTCAGCGCTCCGGCCGGCTTGGGGGCTGTTTACGAGGATATGCGGATCCTACAGCTCACTCTTGACCTCGTCGCTGGCGGGCCAGTTTTCGACCTTCCGCGCGACAACCGGCAATTGGTAGAGGCTGCGACTCATCCCGACAGGATGCTCACGCTCCAGGGAGAATCTTGGCTGAAGCATGGCCAGCATATCGAAGGAAAGGTTCAGGCTATGCTCATGGCTGCCGGAGGTGCTGTAATACCCCGCGCGCATTTCGGCGATTTTTCCTTTCCGTCCTCTCTGGACACGCGTCTTGTAACTCGGCTTGGGCTCGATGACCGCCGTTTGTCTCTTGGCCGTGTTTACAGGGGCCCATTCGGCAGGGAAATTGATGAGATTGACATCCCAGGGCACCTGGGTCGTGGAATTCAGCAAGAAGAAGCGGATTTGATCGAGGTTTCGTCCGAGGGTCTCCTCATCCAGGTGGGACGCTACAGTTATCGCTATTCACGTTTTGGATTGGAGAAGATCGATGAATGTGTTGACGGATGA
- the casA gene encoding type I-E CRISPR-associated protein Cse1/CasA, translating to MNVLTDELFKAATSEGSARLSLPGLLESLGQDRVASLGGIQRHQVDIFHIFLCYLAGSVLARASRDSPTQTAAFWREGLRSLVDKDDDCAWELVVEDPTKSAFMQPPVSKQRVFETDYKHKSDTLDALDVLQTAKNHDIKTARAHWGDEEAWVFALISHQNSSGFLGQGNYGIARMNGGFGSRVCVGWQENRRPGRRFQRDVRILMAHRKNLLKEPYPYIDRGLTCLWTEPWDGVESLPLSKLDPFFIEVARRVRLLDRNGPSVFSATSKTSRVSAKDSKGNIGDPWTPVKESDSSALTPSASGFTPELLRNLIFRDNYLLSPIQTPASDEGAGWFCASVLVRGQGTTDGFHEAAIRIPARARAFLFGGGKPIDQLAEWSKLGLDMAGDIRNRCLRPSLYSLMEGGPDKVDFGKREITAWVDSQARLFSRAWQPRYFKWLWSTLDAEDTVAALRPWLLELKHLSQALLEKAFRICPARSGRGYRAISRANAVFFGGLNKNFADYMEERK from the coding sequence ATGAATGTGTTGACGGATGAACTATTTAAAGCGGCGACTTCGGAAGGATCTGCCCGGCTAAGCCTGCCGGGGCTTTTGGAGTCTCTGGGGCAGGATCGAGTCGCGTCCTTGGGTGGGATCCAGCGGCACCAGGTGGATATTTTTCACATCTTTCTTTGCTACCTGGCGGGCTCTGTGCTCGCGCGGGCCAGTCGGGACTCGCCGACTCAGACGGCCGCCTTCTGGCGCGAAGGCTTGCGGTCCCTGGTTGACAAGGATGACGACTGCGCATGGGAACTGGTGGTTGAAGATCCGACCAAATCAGCGTTCATGCAGCCACCGGTCTCGAAGCAGCGGGTTTTCGAAACAGACTACAAGCACAAGTCGGACACTCTTGACGCGTTGGATGTGCTCCAGACGGCAAAGAATCATGACATCAAAACGGCGCGTGCGCATTGGGGGGATGAGGAAGCTTGGGTTTTTGCCCTGATCTCGCACCAGAACAGCTCAGGGTTCCTAGGGCAGGGGAATTACGGCATCGCGCGCATGAACGGCGGTTTCGGTAGCCGAGTATGCGTCGGATGGCAGGAAAACCGGCGTCCCGGCAGGCGTTTTCAAAGAGACGTCAGAATCCTCATGGCACATAGGAAAAACCTACTGAAGGAGCCTTACCCTTATATCGATCGAGGTTTGACTTGCCTTTGGACCGAGCCATGGGACGGGGTTGAGAGCCTCCCGCTCTCAAAGCTCGACCCTTTCTTTATCGAGGTCGCCAGGAGAGTGAGGCTATTGGATCGAAATGGCCCATCGGTTTTCAGCGCTACGTCGAAGACAAGCAGGGTTTCGGCAAAAGATTCAAAAGGAAATATCGGCGACCCCTGGACACCTGTCAAAGAATCCGACTCATCGGCTCTGACCCCATCTGCCAGCGGATTCACGCCCGAGCTTTTACGGAATCTGATCTTCCGTGATAACTACCTGCTATCCCCCATCCAGACCCCGGCTTCGGATGAGGGGGCCGGCTGGTTTTGTGCTTCGGTGCTTGTGCGCGGGCAGGGGACCACGGACGGGTTTCATGAAGCCGCTATTCGAATACCCGCTCGTGCCAGAGCGTTTCTGTTCGGAGGAGGCAAGCCCATTGATCAATTGGCGGAATGGTCCAAACTGGGGCTCGATATGGCAGGCGATATCCGAAACAGATGCCTCAGACCCTCGCTCTACTCGCTGATGGAAGGCGGACCAGACAAGGTAGATTTCGGCAAACGCGAAATCACTGCTTGGGTGGATTCACAGGCTCGCCTTTTTTCCCGTGCCTGGCAGCCGCGCTATTTCAAATGGCTCTGGTCTACCCTGGATGCTGAAGATACCGTGGCCGCCCTGCGACCATGGCTCCTCGAGCTAAAGCACCTTTCGCAGGCACTTCTTGAAAAGGCATTTCGCATTTGCCCGGCCAGAAGCGGACGAGGATATCGTGCCATCTCCCGAGCCAATGCCGTCTTTTTCGGCGGACTCAACAAAAACTTTGCCGACTATATGGAGGAACGGAAATGA
- the casB gene encoding type I-E CRISPR-associated protein Cse2/CasB, translated as MTENKNRSPAAHVPELAAILKAEHFPTGERAALKRMALDGPAPLAFHRFMLRHIDPPWHADVLIPAWRALLCALAIQRDGGFDPSRPLGQTLAEADFSEHRLERLLAAGGGTLRSLALRAARQIAAKGIAADWRQLAELLFSRDPEIRESVNRRIARDFYRTLQS; from the coding sequence ATGACGGAAAACAAGAATCGCTCGCCGGCTGCTCATGTGCCGGAATTGGCGGCCATCCTCAAGGCAGAGCACTTCCCCACCGGGGAGCGGGCCGCGCTGAAACGGATGGCATTGGACGGACCTGCGCCTCTGGCCTTCCACCGGTTTATGCTGCGGCACATTGATCCTCCGTGGCATGCGGATGTGCTTATTCCGGCATGGCGGGCGCTGCTCTGTGCGCTGGCGATCCAAAGGGACGGAGGCTTTGACCCTTCAAGACCCTTGGGACAAACCTTGGCTGAGGCTGACTTTTCCGAACATCGACTCGAAAGACTTCTGGCTGCCGGTGGAGGAACTCTCCGCAGCCTAGCCCTTCGCGCCGCTCGCCAGATAGCGGCCAAAGGGATCGCGGCGGACTGGAGACAATTGGCCGAACTGCTTTTCAGTCGTGATCCGGAAATTCGCGAAAGCGTCAACCGGCGCATAGCCCGAGACTTTTACCGAACCCTGCAATCCTAA
- the cas7e gene encoding type I-E CRISPR-associated protein Cas7/Cse4/CasC: MFLQIHTLTSYAPALLNRDDAGLAKRIPFGNAERMRVSSQCLKKHWRDELHRRLDLPKGIRSRMFFEREVWRRAVTAGVDEETAMKLVTALMKALITAKDGKAKQTDGNPLHLKQPVLFGKPEADYLVSLVTDCAGSGKDPDKELKERLKAEKYNLRALMKSAGQDDLVAGIEGALFGRFVTSDILARVDASVHVAHAFTVHPLQTEVDYFTVVDDLKEELEHAGAAHAGDMELGAGVFYGYVVVDVPLLISNLCGCDRSAWKAQPQETVKDGKDVLERLINAIATVSPGAKLGSTAPYARAALVLLECGEYQPRTLANAYLEALLPKGDIMQTAVDRLGVHLSELDGMYGRNEERFIASTKATSAFQEALRGTLAQSVEGSLGALWREE; this comes from the coding sequence ATGTTCTTGCAGATTCACACCCTGACGTCCTATGCCCCAGCACTACTCAACCGCGACGACGCCGGCCTCGCAAAGCGCATCCCGTTCGGGAACGCGGAGCGTATGCGCGTTTCCTCCCAGTGTCTCAAAAAACACTGGCGTGACGAACTTCACCGTAGACTCGATCTCCCGAAAGGCATCCGGTCCAGAATGTTTTTCGAGAGGGAGGTCTGGCGCAGAGCGGTAACCGCCGGCGTTGATGAAGAGACGGCAATGAAACTCGTAACAGCCCTGATGAAGGCTCTGATCACCGCCAAAGATGGAAAAGCCAAACAGACAGACGGCAACCCGCTGCATCTGAAACAGCCGGTGCTCTTCGGAAAACCGGAGGCGGACTACCTGGTAAGCCTGGTCACCGATTGCGCAGGGTCTGGAAAAGACCCGGACAAGGAACTAAAAGAGAGACTAAAGGCTGAGAAATACAATTTGCGCGCATTGATGAAATCGGCTGGACAGGATGATCTTGTAGCCGGGATCGAAGGGGCCCTGTTCGGCCGCTTTGTGACATCCGACATCCTGGCGCGTGTTGACGCCTCGGTTCATGTGGCCCACGCCTTCACGGTGCATCCGCTCCAAACGGAAGTGGACTACTTCACGGTCGTCGATGATTTGAAGGAAGAACTTGAGCATGCCGGCGCCGCCCATGCAGGTGATATGGAGCTCGGAGCAGGGGTGTTCTACGGATACGTTGTCGTAGACGTGCCGCTCCTGATTTCAAACCTCTGCGGCTGCGACCGCTCAGCATGGAAAGCACAGCCCCAGGAGACTGTAAAAGACGGCAAAGATGTGCTCGAGCGCCTTATCAACGCCATCGCTACAGTCAGTCCCGGCGCAAAGCTGGGCTCGACCGCTCCTTACGCCAGGGCAGCCCTGGTGTTGCTGGAATGCGGTGAATACCAGCCGCGGACCCTAGCCAATGCCTACCTTGAAGCGCTTCTGCCTAAGGGGGACATCATGCAGACGGCTGTGGATAGGTTGGGAGTTCATCTCAGTGAACTGGACGGCATGTACGGCCGAAACGAAGAGCGTTTTATAGCATCCACCAAAGCGACTTCGGCTTTCCAGGAAGCTCTAAGGGGAACTCTAGCCCAATCTGTAGAAGGGTCTCTCGGCGCCCTGTGGAGAGAGGAATAA
- the cas5e gene encoding type I-E CRISPR-associated protein Cas5/CasD, with protein MKGLILRFDAPLMSFGGVKVDQNNPTERFPGLSMMAGMFANAFGWTHKDTEKIQQLQGRLICASRWDIEPTLILDYQTVDLNQPKMKSPGWTTWGVPEHREGGPDAKFGTHQRYRFYLANGVLILVIALPDESFPDILAVEKALDRPARPLFIGRKTCLPSSPILVGRIEGENVLDMLQQIPRACRQASSNKEIMPACWPADLGNKRAGHAREVFDLRDWKSQLHRGSRSIAEGLIEEASQCS; from the coding sequence ATGAAAGGTCTTATTCTGCGTTTCGATGCTCCTTTGATGAGTTTCGGCGGTGTGAAGGTCGACCAGAACAACCCTACAGAACGGTTTCCCGGCCTTTCCATGATGGCTGGGATGTTTGCCAACGCGTTCGGCTGGACTCACAAGGATACGGAGAAGATCCAGCAACTACAGGGGAGGCTCATCTGCGCCTCGCGCTGGGATATCGAGCCGACTCTCATCCTGGACTATCAGACCGTTGATCTCAATCAACCAAAGATGAAATCTCCGGGCTGGACCACTTGGGGAGTTCCCGAGCATCGCGAAGGGGGCCCGGACGCAAAATTTGGAACGCACCAGAGGTACCGTTTTTATCTGGCCAACGGTGTGTTGATTTTAGTCATCGCCTTACCTGATGAAAGTTTCCCGGACATCTTAGCTGTTGAGAAGGCCTTGGATCGGCCGGCGCGGCCACTGTTCATAGGCCGCAAAACATGCTTGCCTTCGTCGCCCATTTTAGTGGGGCGGATCGAAGGCGAAAACGTTCTGGACATGCTGCAACAGATTCCCCGGGCATGTCGACAGGCTTCATCAAATAAGGAAATCATGCCCGCCTGTTGGCCGGCCGACCTCGGCAATAAAAGGGCTGGACACGCCCGGGAGGTTTTTGACCTGCGGGACTGGAAAAGTCAACTGCACCGAGGCAGCCGTTCCATAGCAGAAGGTTTGATCGAGGAGGCATCTCAATGTTCATGA